The genomic interval TCACGCTGGGCGAAGGGATGACGCCGCTGTTGAAGGCCGAACGATTGGGCGCGAAGCTCGGCTTGTCGAACCTCTTCATCAAGGACGAAGGCGTAAACCCGACCGGTTCATTCAAAGCTCGGGGGATGGCGGTCGCGATCTCGATGGCGAAAGAACTCGGAGTCAAGCAGCTCGCCGTACCGTCGGCCGGCAACGCGGCGGGAGCGCTTGCGGCTTATGCGGCGAAGGCCGGCATACCGGCTTTCATCTTCATGCCGCGCGATACTCCCAAGGCCAACATTATCGAGTGCCAGCAGACCGGCGCTCACGTAACCTTAATCGATGGATTGATCACCGACTGTGGAAAGATCATCGCCGAAAGAAAGTCGGCGGAAGGCTGGTTCGACGTTTCAACGTTGAAAGAACCTTATCGAGTCGAGGGCAAGAAGACGATGGGCTACGAGCTGGGGGAGCAATTCAACTGGGAGCTTCCCGATGTGATTTTTTACCCGACCGGCGGCGGCACAGGTTTGATAGGGATGTGGAAGGCGTTTGACGAGATGGAACGGATGGGCTGGATCGACTCACGGCGCCCGAGAATGGTTACGGTTCAAGCGGAAGGCTGCGCGCCTATCGTGAAGGCCTTCGCGGCAGGGGCAACCGAGGGCGTGGATGTTCCCGATGCTCATACCGTGGCATCCGGGTTGAGAGTCCCAAAAGCGGTCGGCGATTTCATCATGCTCGACATCTTACGTAGGAGCGGCGGCACAGCGGTGTCGGTGACTGATGAAGAGTTGATTGCGGCAGTGAAGGAAATCGGATCGGCCGAAGGAGTCTTCGCGGCGCCTGAAGGAGCAGCGTGCCTCCCTGCATTGAAGACGTTGCTCGAACGAGGTCTTGTCGATCGCAGTGAGAGGATCGTCTTGTTCAACACCGGCACAGGTGTAAAGTACCTCGAGGCGTTCCCTCAATGAGCCCGCAATTCTTCGAACCGTCCCGGCACTCCACCTAAAAAGCGTAGACTCTTCTTGAGGAGCTTACGCAAGATTAACACTTCACCCCACGGGATTCTGAGAGCCGGCGAGCTGAGCGCGTCACCGGCTAACCTTAGCGAGCGAGTTTCGAAGCTCATCGCGCCGTGCGATAATCTCAAAGGACGCACAAAGGGGGGAATGGCTCATGCTCTGGAGAGACCGACGACAAAGCGACAACGTTGAGGATCGGCGAGGTGTTTCACGCGGAGGGATGGCCATCGGAGGCGGGCTCGGCGGTATCGTGGTCCTGGTGATCGCACTCCTGCTTGGCGCAGACCCGCGGCAGTTGTTGGAACAAGCCCAAGGCGAAGATCCGGGCTCAGGCCCCGCGACCTCGCGCCCGGCGAACCCTGAGGAGGCGGAACTCCGAGGGTTTGTCGGGGCAGTACTCGCCGACACCGAGGACGTTTGGACTGACATCTTTCGCCAATCGGGCAAGCAATACAGGGTACCCAAGCTTGTTCTGTTCACCGACCAGGTCCGTTCCGGGTGTGGCGTCGCCGGCGCCGCGGTCGGTCCGTTCTACTGTCCGGGCGATCAGAAGGTTTACATTGACCTCGGATTCTACCGCGAGTTGAAAACGCGGTTTCGCGCTCCGGGAGACTTTGCGCAGGCGTACGTGATCGCACACGAAATCGGCCACCACATCCAACACCTCCTTGGTACGATGGAGAAGGTGAATAGCGCCCAGGGCGGCATGAGAAAAGAAGGGGCGAATCAGCTCTCGGTCAGACTCGAGCTTCAAGCTGATTTCCTCGCCGGGGTGTGGGCGCATTACGCAAAAATACGAGGCATCGTCGAGCCCGGAGACATTGAGGAAGCGCTTGGGGCGGCAAGCGCCATCGGCGACGACCGGCTCCAGCGCGAATCTCAGGGGCGCGTTGTGCCTGACTCTTTCACCCACGGCACGTCCGAGCAACGCGTCCGCTGGTTTCGAAAGGGATTTGAGAGCGGTGACATTCGCCAGGGAGATACCTTCGGCGCTACGAGCCTTTAGGCGAAAGCGGAAGCGAGCCTGATTAATCCAGGCTCTGACGACGGAGTCAACGTCACGACGGCCTTTTACGGGACAACTCCAAATAGCCATCAGTCGGGAATCAGCCGCTTAGCCGCCGATGAGACCAGTGTTTGAATCTGGTCAAGGTGTTCCTGGCTATCTGCCTCGAATCGCATCACGATAACCGGCTGCGTGTTCGAAGCGCGCACCAATCCCCAACCGTGTTCGAACAGAATCCGCGCGCCGTCGAGGTCGATCACCTGATGAGTCTTCTTGAACTCTGCGGTTAGAACTCGAACCACTTCAAACTTCTTCTCGTCCGGGCAATCGACTCGAATCTCAGGCGTGGACACCATGCGCGGAAGATCAGCCAGAAGCGCCGAGAGCGGCCGCTCGGTGTTAGTTAGTATCTCGATCAATCTTGCTCCCGCGTAGATTCCATCGTCGTAGCCGAAATACCGGTCGGCAAAAAACAGATGCCCGCTCATCTCGCCTGCCATCGCGGCATTGGTCTCCTTCATCTTCGCTTTGATCAGCGAGTGGCCAACCTTCCACATGATCGGGTTGCCGCCGTGACGAGCGATGTCGTCGAACAACGTCTGCGAGCACTTCACCTCGGCGATGAACGTTGAGCCCGGACTTTTCTTCAGAATCTCGCGCGAGAAGATAACCATCAACTCATCGCCCCAGACGATTCTTCCCGTTTCGTCCACGACTCCGATTCGATCGGCGTCGCCGTCGAACGCGATTGCCAGATCCGCCTTGTGCTCGCGCACAGCGTCGACGGCGAAGCGCATGTTCTCTACGACGGTGGGATCGGGGTGATGATTCGGGAATTGGCTGTCGGGTTCACAGAACAACTCGATGACCTCGCAACCCAGGTCTCGATAGAGCGGCGCGCCAATAAACCCGCCCATTCCGTTGCCTGCATCGACGACGACTGTTAGCGGCCGCGGTCCAACTTTTATGCTCGACCGGAGGTGTTCGCGATAGGCGGAGACGACGTCGCGATCTTGCATGGCGCCGCGGCCGCCAGCGAAGCTTCGCGACAAGGCGATGCGCTTGATCTCCGCGATCTGTTCGCCGAAGATGGTGCTCTTCCCCAAGCACACCTTGAAGCCGTTATTGTCGGCGGGATTGTGACTCCCGGTTATCATCACTCCTGCGTCCACTGGCTGGGTGAACAGCGTGAAGTAGAGCACCGGCGTGGGCACCATTCCAACGTCAAGCACGTCGCAGCCGGTCTCGAACAGCCCGCGAATCATGATGTCGCGAAAACGCGGAGAGCTTTCGCGCGCGTCGCGGCCGAGACTCACGTGAGTAGCGCCGTTCGCCCGGAAGAAGGTGCCGAATGCACGAGCCAGGTCGTACACTGTCTCATCCGTGAGGTCCTTATCCACAACTCCCCTGATGTCATACTCGCGAAAGATGTGCTCGTTCACCTGGTCTTCTCCCTTTTCGTCAATGATTCTTGCGCACCGGCGGGCAAAGGGCAACGAAGCGGTTCAGGGTTTCGGGTTCAGGGTTCAGGGTTCGTGGTTCAGAGTTCTTGCTTCAAAGCGTGTTGCTCCCTAAGCGGAGAACCCGGAACTCTGAACGCGGAACCCTGAACTCGGAACCTTTTTGTTGTTCGATTGTGGGCAATCCAATTCCCACAAGCGGAAAGCGCGAACCGTCTTCCGCGCTTCGGTAGCGATTAAGCCGCGCAATTTCGCCGCTAGTCTCGGCGTTTTCGAGTGGCACGTAACTTGGCTAGTATGATCTTTCGATTCGCTTGGATTTCTTTGGCCGCAGCGTTGTTTCGTGTATCATCACCTTAATCGAACGCCACAAGATCCGGCGAGACCATGTTTGGAAATATAGGAGTTCAGCCATGATCGCGTTACGCAACCTTGAGAAGTTTTTCGAATCAGGCGTGGGTAAGACATTCGTGCTTCGCCGCGTAAACATAGACATCAAGGCGGGCGAGTTTGTTTCGATAATGGGGCCCTCGGGCGCCGGCAAATCTACACTGCTTCACATCCTTGGCATGCACGATAGTTCGTGGACCGGCGAGTTCAACTTTCTCGAACAACCGGTTCACAAACTGGGCAAGAAGGAGCGAGCCGACCTTCGCAACAAGAACATCGGCTTCGTGTTTCAGAGCTATCATCTGCTTGATCACATGACCGTCTACGAGAATCTCGAGGTACCGTTGTCTTACCGGGACGTCAAAAAAGCAGAGCGCGAAAGCATCGTCTGCGACGTGCTCGACCGTTTTCAGATCGTCGGCAAGCGAAATCTTTATCCGACTCAGTTATCAGGCGGCCAGCAACAGTTGGTCGGCGTCGCTCGCGCGGTCATAGCGAACCCAAAGGTGATTCTTGCAGACGAGCCGACCGGCAACCTGCATTCGGACCAGGGCAAAGAAATCATGGAATTGTTCAAGAGGCTCAACGAGTCAGGCACGACTATCATTCAGGTTACGCACTCTGAAGTGAATGCCTCCTACGGACACCGGATCATCAAGCTGAGGGACGGTTGGGTGGTGAATGACTGAAGAAGGCAAAAGGACAAAGGCAAAAGGCAAAAGTAAGATGGCCATGTCATATTGCGGCGCCGGGCTCGGTGGAGCGCGAACTTTTTCCTTTTGCCTTTTTACTTTTGCCTTGTTTCCTTGTCCGCTTCTGAACACGGAGTTCCCAGAATTGAAAAGCCAGATGGCTTACGCGCAGCGTCGCGGTTGTGTTAAGATGAAGCACGCAACGAGTTAAGCCGGGCCGTCCCGATGGCACGGAACTTCCTTAGAAGTAGTTGGAGGAAGCATGGACATACCGCGTAAATCTGCAGCCAAGAAGCGTCGAGTTCGAAGAATCCTGTACGCACTTACGGCGGTGGTCGCCGTAGCGCTGATAACCGTGGGCGTGTCGAAACTGAAGCCCGCCGCTCCCAGCGTTGACCGTGATACTCTGTGGAACGGCACAGTCGTGCGTGGATCGATGCTTCGCCAGGTTCGTGGTTTGGGCACGCTGGTGCCTGAAGAGATTCGCTATGTTCCGGCTATCAGCACGGGCCGAATTGAGAAGAGACTCGTCCAGCCCGGCGCGCAGGTCAAAGCCGATACCGTTTTGTTCGATTTGACCAATCCCGAAATACAGCAGGCCTTTGTTGACGCGGAGTCTCAACTTCGCGGCGCGGCGGCGAACCTCACGACTTTGAAGGTCCAACTCGACAAGCAAATCCTCGATCAGGAGGCAACCCTCCTCCAGGCGAAATCCGACTTCAACAAAGCAAAGATGCAGTTTGAAGTGAACGACTCTTTAGGCAAGAAAGATTTGAAGTCAAGGCTGGAAGTGGATTTGTCGAGAATCACTGCGCAAGACGCCGAGAATCGCGTCGGGCTGGAAACCAAACGCCTGGCCGCCAGCCGCGAGGAGGCCAAAGCCAGGCTTGCCGCCGAAGATGAGAAAGTTCGCCAACTCAGGGACGCGGTGCAGCTCAAACGCAAACAGCTTGACGCGCTGAAGGTGCGGGCGGGAATCGACGGCGAACTACAGACAGTTGCAGTTCAAGTCGGCCAGCAGGTCACCCTCGGCCAGGAACTGGCGAGAGTAGCAAACCCGAAAAAGCTTAAGGCAGAGTTGAAGATTGCTGAAACTCAAGCGAAGGACATTCAACTCGGCCAGCCGGTGGCGGTTGACACGCGCAACGGAATAATCGCCGGCCGGGTGATTCGGATCGACCCTTCAGTCCAGAACGGCACGCGCACGGTGGACGCATCGCTTGAAGGCGAGCTGCCAAAGGGCGCCGTCCCCGACTTGAGCGTCGACGGCACAATCCAACTAGAGAAGCTCGATAACATACTGTACGTCAATCGGCCCGTACACGGACAGGAGAACGCGACGGTCGGCATCTTCAAGGTCGACCCGGATAAGGCAGGTGCGGCCCGCGTTCAGGTCAAGCTGGGCCGCGGCTCCGTTACGACGATTGAAGTTCTTGATGGCCTTAAAGAGGGTGATGTAGTGATCCTCTCGGACACGTCCCAGTGGGACAACTCAGATCGAATTCGTCTGAACTGACAACCGACTAAACTCTTGGGAGGAACGAAACCAAATGAGTGCTAGCGACCAACCGCTGCTTCGGCTCGACGGTGTAACTAAGGTATTTCTCACCGACGAGGTTGAGACCCACGCCCTTTCAGGCATTCACATGGAAATCAAGAAGGGCGAATACATCTCGATTGCCGGGCCCTCGGGCTGCGGCAAATCGACGTTGCTATCCATTCTCGGTTTGCTGGATTCGCCAACCGACGGAACCTACTCGCTGGCGGGCAAGCCGGTTTCGGACCTGCCGCTGTCTGAACGCGCGCGAGTTCGAAACCGTGAGATCGGTTTCATTTTTCAAAGTTTCAATCTGATCGGCGACCTCAATGTTTTCGAAAACGTCGAGTTGCCGTTGACCTATCGCGGCACCAAGGCCGCCGAACGCAAGAAGCGAGTGATGGAAGCGCTCGAACGCGTTGGCATGGCTCACCGCGCCAAGCACCTTCCGAGTCAGCTCTCCGGCGGTCAGCAGCAGCGCGTCGCTGTCGCCCGAGCCGTGGCCGGCGATCCGTTGATACTGCTTGCGGACGAGCCTACCGGAAATCTCGACTCGACAAACGGCGAAGCGGTGATGGAATTGCTGCGCGAATTGCACGGGCAAGGCGCGACTGTCTGCATGGTCACCCACGATCCCCGATACGCGCGGCACGCGGACCGGCAAGTACATCTTTTCGACGGCCGCGTCGTGGACGAAGAGCACGAACCCAAGGCTGAGCACGAGATGCAGGAAAGCGGCTTCGAGAAGGTCTAGTGGCGCAGGCCCGGTTTGCGTGACGTTTACTCGCCGGAAAATATTGAAAATTGAAAATTGCGAATTTCGTGACCTTAGCATCTTTTTCGGATCCCACAATTTTCATTTTTCGTTTTTCAGTTTTCAATTTTCAATGCGGTTGCCATTGCACAGGCTAGAGTCTGCGCCAGCAAATGCAGGCCTTCACACATATTGATCTCGCCCCCCGGCCCTACTTCCGACCAACCTGCGGAGCCGTAAAACGCGGCTAGTCTTAGACCAGTACTGAGGTTAGTATTTAAGCACGACTGTTGCGAATCACATATGAAAGCGCTCGACTCATTCACACCCAGAGTGTTGATTGCAGACGATCAGCCGGACGTCCTGGAAGCGCTCCGTCTGCTCTTGAAGTCCGAACGATATCAGATTGAAACAGTCAAGAAGCCTGCCGACATTATCAGATCGATCGAGGAGCGAGACTTCGACGTTCTGTTGATGGACCTCAACTACACCCGCGACACGACGTCCGGGCAGGAAGGCCTGGACTTGCTTTCTCGGATTCAAAAGCTCGACAGCACTTTGCCGGTGGTTGTGATGACTGCTTGGAGCAGCGTCGACGTCGCGGTCGAAGCGATGCGACGCGGGGCGAGCGATTTCATTCAGAAGCCCTGGGACAACGCCAGGCTGCTGACCATTGTGCACACTCAGGCGGAACTCGGTCAGGCGCTGAGAAGGGGCCAGC from Acidobacteriota bacterium carries:
- a CDS encoding threonine synthase is translated as MNVTHLHCSACGTTYEPRKLYNLCECGKPLMVAYDLEAAARTLTRESLAGREPNLWRYREVLPLEDDQNKLTLGEGMTPLLKAERLGAKLGLSNLFIKDEGVNPTGSFKARGMAVAISMAKELGVKQLAVPSAGNAAGALAAYAAKAGIPAFIFMPRDTPKANIIECQQTGAHVTLIDGLITDCGKIIAERKSAEGWFDVSTLKEPYRVEGKKTMGYELGEQFNWELPDVIFYPTGGGTGLIGMWKAFDEMERMGWIDSRRPRMVTVQAEGCAPIVKAFAAGATEGVDVPDAHTVASGLRVPKAVGDFIMLDILRRSGGTAVSVTDEELIAAVKEIGSAEGVFAAPEGAACLPALKTLLERGLVDRSERIVLFNTGTGVKYLEAFPQ
- a CDS encoding neutral zinc metallopeptidase, whose protein sequence is MLWRDRRQSDNVEDRRGVSRGGMAIGGGLGGIVVLVIALLLGADPRQLLEQAQGEDPGSGPATSRPANPEEAELRGFVGAVLADTEDVWTDIFRQSGKQYRVPKLVLFTDQVRSGCGVAGAAVGPFYCPGDQKVYIDLGFYRELKTRFRAPGDFAQAYVIAHEIGHHIQHLLGTMEKVNSAQGGMRKEGANQLSVRLELQADFLAGVWAHYAKIRGIVEPGDIEEALGAASAIGDDRLQRESQGRVVPDSFTHGTSEQRVRWFRKGFESGDIRQGDTFGATSL
- a CDS encoding phosphomannomutase/phosphoglucomutase; the encoded protein is MNEHIFREYDIRGVVDKDLTDETVYDLARAFGTFFRANGATHVSLGRDARESSPRFRDIMIRGLFETGCDVLDVGMVPTPVLYFTLFTQPVDAGVMITGSHNPADNNGFKVCLGKSTIFGEQIAEIKRIALSRSFAGGRGAMQDRDVVSAYREHLRSSIKVGPRPLTVVVDAGNGMGGFIGAPLYRDLGCEVIELFCEPDSQFPNHHPDPTVVENMRFAVDAVREHKADLAIAFDGDADRIGVVDETGRIVWGDELMVIFSREILKKSPGSTFIAEVKCSQTLFDDIARHGGNPIMWKVGHSLIKAKMKETNAAMAGEMSGHLFFADRYFGYDDGIYAGARLIEILTNTERPLSALLADLPRMVSTPEIRVDCPDEKKFEVVRVLTAEFKKTHQVIDLDGARILFEHGWGLVRASNTQPVIVMRFEADSQEHLDQIQTLVSSAAKRLIPD
- a CDS encoding ABC transporter ATP-binding protein, with protein sequence MIALRNLEKFFESGVGKTFVLRRVNIDIKAGEFVSIMGPSGAGKSTLLHILGMHDSSWTGEFNFLEQPVHKLGKKERADLRNKNIGFVFQSYHLLDHMTVYENLEVPLSYRDVKKAERESIVCDVLDRFQIVGKRNLYPTQLSGGQQQLVGVARAVIANPKVILADEPTGNLHSDQGKEIMELFKRLNESGTTIIQVTHSEVNASYGHRIIKLRDGWVVND
- a CDS encoding HlyD family efflux transporter periplasmic adaptor subunit, translated to MDIPRKSAAKKRRVRRILYALTAVVAVALITVGVSKLKPAAPSVDRDTLWNGTVVRGSMLRQVRGLGTLVPEEIRYVPAISTGRIEKRLVQPGAQVKADTVLFDLTNPEIQQAFVDAESQLRGAAANLTTLKVQLDKQILDQEATLLQAKSDFNKAKMQFEVNDSLGKKDLKSRLEVDLSRITAQDAENRVGLETKRLAASREEAKARLAAEDEKVRQLRDAVQLKRKQLDALKVRAGIDGELQTVAVQVGQQVTLGQELARVANPKKLKAELKIAETQAKDIQLGQPVAVDTRNGIIAGRVIRIDPSVQNGTRTVDASLEGELPKGAVPDLSVDGTIQLEKLDNILYVNRPVHGQENATVGIFKVDPDKAGAARVQVKLGRGSVTTIEVLDGLKEGDVVILSDTSQWDNSDRIRLN
- a CDS encoding ABC transporter ATP-binding protein, with the translated sequence MSASDQPLLRLDGVTKVFLTDEVETHALSGIHMEIKKGEYISIAGPSGCGKSTLLSILGLLDSPTDGTYSLAGKPVSDLPLSERARVRNREIGFIFQSFNLIGDLNVFENVELPLTYRGTKAAERKKRVMEALERVGMAHRAKHLPSQLSGGQQQRVAVARAVAGDPLILLADEPTGNLDSTNGEAVMELLRELHGQGATVCMVTHDPRYARHADRQVHLFDGRVVDEEHEPKAEHEMQESGFEKV